In Jaculus jaculus isolate mJacJac1 chromosome 11, mJacJac1.mat.Y.cur, whole genome shotgun sequence, the following proteins share a genomic window:
- the Srrm2 gene encoding serine/arginine repetitive matrix protein 2 isoform X3 has translation MYNGIGLPTPRGSGTNGYVQRNLSLVRGRRGERPDYKGEEELRRLEAALVKRPNPDILDHERKRRVELRCLELEEMMEEQGYEEQQIQEKVATFRLMLLEKDVNPGGKEETPGQRPAVTETHQLAELNEKKNERLRAAFGISDSYVDGSSFDPQRRAREAKQPAPEPPKPYSLVRETSSSRSPTPKQKKKKKKKDRGRRSESSSPRRERKKSSKKKKHRSESESKKRKHRSPTPKSKRKSKDKKRKRSRSTTPAPKSRRTHRSTSADSASSSDTSRSRSRSAAAKIHTTALTGQSSPPASGCQGEGDAPSSEPGTNNKQPSSPEPSTKQPGSPYEDRDKKEKSAVRPSPSPERSSSTGPEPPAPIPLLAEQHGNSPQPISTCQEPVKHSSEVSPTRGRSAPKSPENPPQSSSSESSPPSPQPTKVSRHASSSPESPKPTPTTGARREISSSPTSKNRAHGRSKRDKSHSHTPSRRAGKSRSPATTKRGRSRSRTPNKRGHSRSRSPQWRRSRSAQRWGRSRSPQRRGRSRSPQRPGWSRSRNNQRRGRSRSARRGRSHSRSPATRGRSRSRTPTRRGRSRSRTPARRRSRSRTPTRRRSRSRTPARRGRSRSRTPARRRSRTRSPVRRRSRSRSPARRSGRSRSRSPARRGRSRSRTPARRGRSRSRTPTRRGGRSRSRTPARRGRSRSRTPARRRSRSRSLVRRRSHSRTPQRRGRSGSSSERKNKSRTSQRRSRSNSSPEVKKSHASSRRSRSLSSSRSKTKSCLSLRRSPSGSSPGPKQKSQTPTRRSRSGSSPPKQKSKTPPRHSLSPHPKLKSGTPPRQGSVTSPQANELSATPQRQSRSESSPDPEVKSRTPSRHSCSGSSPRVKSSTPQKGSPSRSSSPQPKVKMISSPRRSCSDSSSPSPSRVTSRTPPRQSRSESPCSKVEDRLLSRYSRSRSSSPDTKVKPGTPPRQSHSGSTSPYPKVKLQTPPEQSVSGSKSPCSQEKSKDSPPPSCSGSYLGVTSSTPPGESCFGPTLQQAGQSQTSPDPGSDTSSPDVRQSHLESPSLQRKSQTSPKGGGMSRSSSPVMELAPRSPTKPDRSPLSTGPVLKSEMSPEQSTSQPDPFMLDSNLYPAVDSNSLLVQSSLEPSESQEKIGLTLKEDITASSPRPRDKISPEDSVRPESSPVLKDIPTTPSRERSGAGSPLDTGDQSSILPKSSQREEFMEVVEKSEQPHQILPSLSPELKEMAGSNLESSPEIEARPAVFTVDQSQSQASSEAVGISTVACWGVPHISPEHKELSHSPSQENIGSSLEPRNLLPVTEVNTDFSPEVKDLNGPFLNQLETEPSADMKEQLTMSSRRSSSELSPDVVEKVGMSSAHSVSSPVLDTAPRTPSRERSSSTSSPELKDGLPRTPSRRSRSGSSPGLRDGSGTPSRHSLSGSSPGMKDIPRTPSRGQSECESSPEPKALPQTPRARSRSPSSPELNNKCLTPQRERSGSESSVEQKTVARTPIGQRSPSGSSQELDGKPIASPQEGSESDSSDSKAKTRSPLRQRSHSGSSPEVDSKSRPSPRRSRSGSSPEVKDKPRVVPRDESGTDSSPEPKVPAPRALPRRSRSGSSSKGRGPSAEGSSSSESSPEHPPKSRTARRDSRSSVEPKTKSRTPPRRRSSRSSPELTRKARVSRRSRSASSSPETRSRTPPRRRRSPSVSSPEPAEKSRSSRRRRSASSPRTKTTSRRGRSPSPKPRGLQRSRSRSRREKARTTRRRDRSGSSQSTSRRRQRSRSRSRVTRRRRGGSGYHSRSPTRQESSRTSSRRRRGRSRTPLTSRKRSRSRTSPAPWKRSRSRASPATHRRSRSRTPLISRRRSRSRTSPVGRRRSRSRTSVNRRRSRSRASPMSRRRSRSRTPPVTRRRSRSRTPATRRRSRSRTPPVTRRRSRSRTPPVTRRRSRSRTSPITRRRSRSRTSPVTRRRSRSRTSPVTRRRSRSRTSPVTRRRSRSRTPPAIRRRSRSRTPLLPRKRSRSRSLAIRRRSRSRTPRAARGKRSLTRSPPAIRRRSASGSSSDRSRSATPPATRNHSGSRTPPVALSSSRMGCFSRPSMSPTPLDRCRSPGMLEPLGSARTPMSVLQQGGGSMMDGPGPRMPDHPRSSVPENHAQSRIALALTAISLGTARPPPSMSAAGLAARMSQVPAPVPLMSLRTAPAANLASRIPAASAAAMNLGSARSPAIPTAVNLADSRAPTAAAAMNLASPRTAVAPSAVNLADPRTPTATAVNLAGARTPAALAALSLSGSGTPPSAANYPSSSRTPQAPAPANLVGPRSAHATAPVNIASSRTSAALASASLSSARMAPALSGANLTSPRVPLSAYDRVSGRTSPSLLDRARSRTPPSAPSQSRMTSERAPSPASRMIQAPSQSLLLPAQDRPRSPVPSAFSDQSRSSVAQTTSVAGSQSLSSGTVAKTTSSAGDHNGMLSGPASGVPHSEGGEPSASGAQQPSALATLQPAKERRSSSSSSSSSSSSSSSSSSSSSSSSSSSGSSSSDSEGSSLPAQPEVVLKRVPSPTPAPKETVREGRPQEPAPAKRKRRSSSSSSSSSSSSSSSSSSSSSSSSSSSSSSSSSSSSSSSSPSPAKPGPQALPKPASPKKQPSGEQSLLPVSLPPRHSLPHVARGIFLKRTSGYFPSLHKSFRDALWPAG, from the exons ATGTACAACGGGATCGGGCTGCCGACGCCCCGGGGCAGCGGCACCAACGGCTACGTTCAACGCAACCTGTCCCTGGTGCGGGGCCGCCGGGGTGAGCGGCCTGACTACAAGGGAGAGGAGGAACTGCGGCGCCTGGAGGCTGCCCTGGTGAAGCGGCCTAATCCTGACATCCTGGACCACGAGCGCAAGCGGCGCGTGGAGCTGCGATGCCTCGAGCTGGAGGAGATGATGGAAGAGCAGGG GTACGAGGAACAACAAATTCAGGAGAAAGTGGCGACTTTTCGACTCATGTTGCTGGAGAAGGATGTGAACCCTGGGGGCAAGGAAGAGACCCCAGGGCAGAGGCCAGC GGTGACTGAGACCCATCAGTTGGCAGAATTGAATGAGAAGAAGAATGAGCGACTCCGTGCTGCCTTTGGTATTAGTGATTCCTATGTGGATGGGAGTTCTTTTGATCCTCAGCGTCGTGCTCGAGAAGCTAAACAACCAGCTCCTGAGCCTCCCAAACCTTACAG CCTTGTCCGGGAGACCAGCAGTTCCCGCTCTCCAACCCCaaagcaaaagaagaagaaaaagaagaaagacagaggacG CCGCTCAGAGAGCAGCTCTCCCCGTCgggagaggaagaagagctcCAAGAAGAAGAAGCACAG GTCAGAATCTGAGTCCAAGAAACGGAAGCACAG GTCTCCCACTCCAAAGAGCAAACGTAAATCAAAGGACAAGAAGAGGAAGCG GTCTAGAAGTACAACACCAGCTCCTAAGAGCCGTCGGACCCACCGTTCAACCTCTGCTgactctgcttcctcttctgataCATCTCGTAGTCG GTCTCGAAGTGCTGCTGCTAAAATCCATACAACTGCCTTGACTGGGCAAAGTTCACCCCCTGCTTCAGGGTGTCAAGGGGAGGGAGATGCACCTTCTAGTGAACCAGGTACCAACAACAAACAGCCTAGCAGCCCAGAGCCCTCTACAAAGCAGCCAGGCAGCCCTTATGAAGACAGAGACAAGAAAGAG AAATCGGCAGTTCGACCTAGCCCCTCTCCGGAAAGGAGCAGCAGCACAGGCCCAGAACCTCCTGCTCCCATTCCGCTCCTTGCTGAGCAACATGGCAACTCCCCACAACCCATTTCAACATGCCAGGAACCAGTTAAGCACTCATCTGAGGTCTCCCCAACCCGAGGCCGATCAGCACCTAAGTCTCCTGAGAATCCTCCCCAGTCTTCTTCCTCAGAGAGCTCTCCACCATCCCCTCAGCCTACCAAAGTTTCCCGGCATGCCAGCTCCTCCCCTGAAAGTCCTAAGCCTACACCAACCACTGGGGCCCGCCGAGAGATTTCTTCTTCTCCAACATCCAAGAATCGCGCACATGGCCGATCAAAGCGGGATAAATCACATTCTCATACCCCCTCACGTAGGGCAGGAAAGTCTCGTAGTCCTGCCACTACTAAGAGAGGGCGATCTCGGTCTAGAACCCCTAATAAGAGAGGTCATTCTAGGTCCCGGTCCCCTCAGTGGCGTAGGTCCCGGTCTGCACAGAGGTGGGGAAGATCTAGAAGCCCCCAGCGGCGTGGCCGCTCTAGGTCTCCTCAGCGCCCAGGCTGGTCCAGGAGCAGAAATAACCAGAGAAGAGGCAGGTCTAGATCAGCAAGACGAGGCAGGTCACACTCtagatctccagccaccaggGGTAGATCCCGTTCTAGAACACCAACTCGACGGGGTAGGTCCCGCTCTAGAACGCCTGCCAGGCGGCGATCACGATCCAGAACACCTACTCGGCGTAGGTCTAGGTCGAGAACACCAGCCCGGAGGGGCAGATCCCGTTCGAGAACACCTGCTAGGCGCAGATCTAGGACCCGGTCACCCGTACGCAGGCGATCTCGTAGCAGGTCACCAGCTAGGAGAAGTGGCAGGTCACGGTCTAGAAGCCCCGCCAGGCGTGGCCGCTCACGTTCTAGAACACCAGCGAGAAGAGGGAGGTCACGGTCTAGAACTCCCACCCGACGTGGTGGCCGCTCACGCTCTAGAACACCTGCCAGGAGAGGGAGGTCTCGGTCTAGAACTCCAGCAAGACGAAGATCGCGTAGTAGGAGTCTAGTTAGACGAAGATCTCACTCCCGAACACCACAAAGAAGAGGAAGGTCTGGCTCATCATCAGAGCGGAAGAACAAATCTAGAACATCTCAGAGGAGGAGCAGATCTAACTCAAGCCCAGAAGTGAAAAAGTCCCATGCTTCTTCAAGGCGGAGCAGGTCTCTTTCTTCATCACGTTCCAAAACAAAATCTTGCTTGTCTTTGAGGCGGAGCCCTTCAGgatcctctccaggtcccaaacaAAAATCACAGACACCAACACGACGAAGTCGCTCTGGATCTTCACCACCTAAACAGAAATCTAAAACACCACCAAGGCATAGTTTATCTCCTCACCCTAAATTAAAATCTGGAACACCACCAAGGCAAGGGTCTGTAACAAGTCCCCAGGCCAATGAACTGTCTGCAACTCCACAAAGACAGAGTCGTTCTGAATCATCACCGGACCCTGAGGTGAAATCTAGGACCCCTTCAAGACATAGCTGCTCTGGGTCCTCTCCTCGAGTGAAATCTAGCACACCTCAGAAAGGAAGCCCATCTAGGTCATCCTCTCCACAACCCAAAGTGAAGATGATTTCTTCACCAAGACGAAGTTGTTCTGATTCCTCCTCACCAAGTCCTAGTAGAGTGACATCTAGAACACCTCCAAGGCAAAGCAGATCAGAGTCTCCCTGCTCCAAGGTGGAAGATAGATTGCTGTCAAGATATAGTCGTTCTAGATCTTCATCACCAGATACCAAAGTTAAACCTGGAACACCACCAAGACAAAGTCACTCAGGATCTACATCACCATACCCCAAAGTAAAGCTCCAAACTCCACCAGAGCAAAGTGTTTCTGGATCAAAATCACCGTGTTCCCAAGAGAAGTCTAAAGATTCACCACCACCAAGTTGCTCTGGGTCCTATCTAGGAGTGACTTCTAGCACACCACCAGGAGAGAGCTGTTTTGGCCCCACTCTGCAACAGGCAGGACAATCTCAAACTTCACCAGACCCCGGGTCTGATACTTCAAGTCCAGATGTGAGACAGAGTCACTTAGAATCTCCATCTCTGCAGAGGAAATCTCAGACATCTCCTAAGGGTGGTGGCATGTCCAGGTCCTCATCTCCAGTCATGGAGCTGGCACCCAGATCACCAACAAAACCAGATAGAAGTCCATTGTCAACAGGTCCAGTGCTTAAATCAGAAATGTCTCCTGAGCAGAGCACATCTCAGCCAGACCCTTTTATGCTTGACTCTAATCTTTATCCTGCAGTGGACTCTAACTCTCTTTTGGTACAGAGCAGTTTGGAACCTTCTGAGTCACAAGAGAAAATAGGCTTAACTCTTAAAGAAGATATTACTGCATCATCTCCTAGACCAAGAGACAAAATTAGTCCTGAAGACTCAGTTAGGCCCGAGTCCTCACCAGTGCTAAAAGACATACCTACAACCCCATCAAGGGAGAGAAGTGGAGCTGGGTCACCTCTGGATACAGGAGACCAAAGTAGTATATTACCTAAGTCAAGCCAAAGAGAGGAGTTTATGGAAGTGGTGGAGAAATCTGAACAACCACACCAAATTTTGCCTAGTTTGTCTCCAGAACTTAAGGAAATGGCTGGAAGTAACTTGGAGTCATCTCCTGAAATAGAAGCAAGACCTGCTGTGTTCACTGTTGACCAAAGTCAATCACAGGCTTCTTCAGAAGCTGTAGGAATTTCTACAGTGGCTTGTTGGGGTGTGCCACATATCTCCCCTGAACATAAAGAACTTTCTCATTCTCCTTCCCAGGAGAATATTGGATCCTCTTTAGAACCTAGAAACTTGCTACCTGTAACAGAAGTGAATACTGATTTTTCTCCTGAGGTAAAAGACTTGAATGGACCTTTCCTTAACCAGCTGGAGACAGAGCCATCTGCAGACATGAAAGAACAATTAACAATGTCCTCTAGGCGTAGCAGTTCTGAGTTATCCCCAGATGTAGTAGAAAAGGTAGGAATGTCTTCAGCTCACAGTGTCTCTTCACCTGTACTTGATACTGCACCCAGAACACCCTCAAGAGAAAGAAGTAGTTCTACATCGTCTCCTGAGCTGAAAGATGGCTTACCTAGAACTCCATCGAGGAGAAGCCGGTCTGGGTCTTCTCCAGGACTTAGAGATGGGTCTGGAACCCCCTCTAGGCATAGCCTTTCTGGGTCTTCTCCTGGAATGAAAGATATACCTAGGACTCCATCTAGGGGGCAAAGTGAATGTGAGTCTTCCCCTGAACCAAAAGCATTGCCTCAGACTCCTAGGGCAAGAAGTCGTTCTCCATCATCACCAGAGCTCAACAACAAGTGTCTGactccacagagagagagaagtgggtcaGAATCATCAGTTGAACAGAAAACTGTGGCTAGGACCCCCATTGGGCAAAGAAGTCCATCAGGATCTTCTCAAGAGCTTGATGGGAAACCCATTGCATCTCCTCAGGAAGGGAGTGAGTCAGACTCTTCAGATTCTAAGGCCAAGACACGATCCCCACTTAGACAGAGGAGTCACTCTGGATCCTCTCCAGAGGTTGATAGCAAATCTAGACCTTCTCCCCGGCGCAGTAGATCTGGATCATCCCCTGAAGTGAAAGACAAGCCAAGAGTGGTGCCAAGGGATGAGAGTGGAACTGATTCCTCTCCTGAGCCCAAGGTACCTGCCCCTCGTGCCCTGCCCAGGCGAAGCAGGTCAGGTTCTTCAAGCAAAGGTAGAGGGCCTTCTGCTGAGGGAAGCAGTAGTTCTGAGTCCTCACCAGAACACCCACCCAAATCCAGAACGGCTCGGAGAGACTCCAGGTCCTCGGTGGAACCAAAAACCAAGTCTCGCACACCACCACGACGTCGCAGCTCTCGATCATCTCCTGAGCTAACTAGGAAGGCCAGAGTATCCCGAAGAAGTCGCTCTGCTTCCTCATCACCAGAAACCCGATCTAGAACTCCCCCAAGACGCCGCCGGAGCCCTTCAGTGTCTTCCCCAGAGCCAGCTGAAAAGTCGAGGTCTTCTCGGAGGCGGCGCTCAGCTTCATCTCCACGTACTAAGACAACTTCAAGGAGAGGCCGGTCTCCTTCACCAAAACCTCGTGGACTCCAGAGATCTCGTTCCCGCTCACGCAGGGAAAAAGCAAGAACGACCCGACGTCGAGATAGGTCTGGATCTTCTCAGTCAACCTCCCGGAGGAGACAAAGAAGCCGCTCTAGGTCTCGGGTCACCCGTCGGCGAAGGGGTGGCTCTGGTTACCATTCTAGGTCACCTACCCGGCAGGAGAGTTCTAGAACCTCTTCTCGACGCCGAAGAGGCCGCTCTCGGACACCCCTGACCAGTCGGAAGCGATCTCGATCACGCACCTCACCAGCCCCATGGAAACGCTCTAGATCTCGAGCCTCGCCAGCCACTCACCGGCGGTCCAGGTCCAGAACACCTCTTATCAGCCGACGTCGTTCCAGGTCTCGGACCTCACCTGTGGGTCGGAGACGGTCAAGGTCAAGAACATCAGTGAATCGGCGAAGGTCTCGATCACGAGCATCCCCAATGAGTCGAAGACGGTCCAGGTCCAGGACACCACCAGTAACCCGCCGTCGTTCAAGATCTAGAACGCCTGCAACACGCCGTCGTTCAAGATCTAGAACCCCTCCAGTGACTCGCCGGCGGTCCAGGTCTAGGACTCCACCAGTGACCAGAAGGCGATCTCGAAGCCGAACATCACCTATCACTCGCCGAAGATCAAGATCCAGGACATCCCCAGTCACTCGCAGAAGATCAAGATCCAGGACATCCCCAGTTACTCGGAGAAGGTCCCGCTCTCGAACCTCTCCAGTGACACGACGCCGTTCTAGATCCCGAACTCCTCCAGCTATTCGGAGACGCTCTAGGTCTCGAACACCATTGTTGCCCCGCAAACGTTCACGAAGTCGCTCACTTGCCATCCGCCGCAGGTCTAGGTCCCGTACTCCTCGAGCAGCTCGGGGCAAAAGGTCTTTAACAAGATCCCCTCCAGCCATTCGTAGGCGTTCTGCTTCTGGAAGTAGTTCTGATCGTTCACGTTCTGCTACTCCTCCAGCAACAAGGAACCACTCTGGTTCTCGGACCCCTCCTGTGGCACTCAGCAGCTCTAGAATGGGCTGCTTCAGTCGACCTAGCATGTCACCAACTCCCCTTGACCGTTGTAGATCACCTGGGATGCTTGAACCTCTTGGCAGTGCTAGAACACCCATGTCTGTCCTGCAGCAAGGTGGTGGCTCGATGATGGATGGTCCGGGTCCCCGAATGCCTGATCATCCAAGATCATCTGTGCCAGAAAACCATGCTCAATCTAGAATTGCACTTGCTCTGACAGCCATCAGTCTTGGCACTGCCCGGCCACCTCCGTCCATGTCTGCTGCTGGCCTTGCTGCGAGAATGTCCCAGGTTCCAGCTCCTGTGCCTCTCATGAGCCTCAGAACAGCACCAGCCGCCAATCTTGCAAGCCGAATTCCTGCAGCATCTGCAGCTGCCATGAACCTTGGCAGTGCCAGGTCACCTGCCATTCCAACAGCAGTGAATCTGGCTGACTCCCGAGCACCAACTGCAGCAGCTGCCATGAACTTGGCCAGTCCCAGAACAGCAGTggctccatcagctgtgaaccttgCTGACCCTCGAACCCCCACAGCTACGGCTGTGAACCTAGCGGGAGCCAGAACACCGGCTGCGTTGGCAGCTTTGAGTCTCTCAGGTTCTGGCACACCTCCAAGTGCTGCAAATTATCCTTCCAGCTCCAGAACACCACAggctcctgcccctgcaaacctGGTGGGGCCTCGATCTGCACATGCCACTGCTCCTGTGAATATTGCCAGCTCCAGAACCTCTGCAGCCTTGGCCTCTGCAAgtctctcgagtgctaggatggCTCCTGCATTGTCTGGTGCAAACCTTACCAGTCCAAGAGTGCCCCTCTCTGCTTATGATCGTGTTAGTGGCAGAACCTCACCCTCATTGCTTGACCGAGCCAGGTCTAGAACACCACCATCTGCCCCAAGCCAGTCTAGAATGACTTCTGAGCGGgctccctcccctgcctccaGAATGATTCAGGCTCCTTCACAGTCTCTTCTCCTTCCAGCACAGGATCGGCCTAGGTCCCCTGTGCCATCTGCTTTTTCAGACCAATCCCGTTCTTCAGTTGCCCAAACAACCTCTGTAGCAGGGTCTCAGTCCCTTTCCTCTGGGACAGTGGCAAAGACCACGTCCTCTGCTGGTGACCACAATGGCATGCTCTCTGGCCCTGCTTCTGGGGTACCCCACTCAGAGGGTGGGGAGCCATCTGCTTCTGGGGCCCAGCAGCCTTCAGCATTAGCTACCCTGCAACCTGCAAAGGAACGGCGgagctcttcctcctcttcatcatcctccagctccagctcctcctcctcctcctcatcttcatcGTCGTCATCGTCATCTTCTGGCTCCAGTTCTAGTGATTCTGAAGGCTCTAGCCTTCCTGCTCAACCTGAGGTGGTACTGAAAAG